One Acutalibacter muris DNA window includes the following coding sequences:
- a CDS encoding helix-turn-helix domain-containing protein, producing the protein MANIQDCPGFEPFGEDVKAARKKRRLSRQKAAEMAGISTVYLINIENNHIIPALPVIIQLIQIFNLPAAKYFNQLTAGEEHDQRQRISRKVMMCPEEHLPVIEGALDGAIESK; encoded by the coding sequence ATGGCTAACATTCAGGATTGCCCCGGTTTTGAACCCTTTGGGGAGGATGTCAAGGCGGCGAGGAAAAAGCGGCGGCTGTCCAGGCAAAAGGCCGCTGAAATGGCGGGTATCTCAACGGTCTATCTTATCAACATTGAGAATAACCACATCATACCGGCGCTACCAGTCATAATACAGCTCATTCAAATTTTCAATCTTCCCGCCGCAAAGTATTTCAACCAGCTTACCGCAGGGGAGGAACACGACCAGCGCCAGCGCATCAGCCGCAAGGTGATGATGTGTCCAGAAGAACATCTGCCGGTCATTGAGGGAGCATTAGACGGGGCTATCGAAAGCAAATAG
- a CDS encoding ABC transporter permease, translating to MKLLLWAERRKLRRSKILWIAGFATVMVALIVFAQGQFMFYGSRYIDKAGWFMTATQSLATFYVLPAVIALLGSYMICREEQEDTLKSLRLIPVDEMKLTLAKMALTLVFSVLIYLLLFVITFLIEAVLHLEALPISLVLENLKTYFLDGAGVFFAISPIIALVSRMKKGYWLALVFAEIYSFAGLFASMSNTLKTVYPMTAVFNLSGYYHASVIQTLIGVIVLLTCIVLSLFILKGLNKTAK from the coding sequence ATGAAACTTTTGCTTTGGGCGGAGCGCCGGAAACTCCGCCGCTCCAAAATCCTGTGGATTGCCGGTTTTGCAACGGTTATGGTGGCGTTGATTGTCTTTGCACAGGGGCAATTCATGTTCTATGGAAGCCGCTATATCGACAAGGCAGGATGGTTTATGACAGCGACCCAATCCCTTGCTACCTTTTATGTATTGCCTGCGGTGATTGCCCTGCTGGGCAGTTATATGATCTGTCGGGAGGAACAGGAGGACACCCTAAAATCCCTGCGCCTTATTCCCGTGGATGAAATGAAACTGACACTTGCCAAGATGGCGCTTACACTTGTGTTCAGCGTCCTGATCTATCTCCTGCTTTTTGTTATTACCTTTCTCATTGAGGCCGTTCTCCACCTTGAAGCTCTGCCTATTAGCCTTGTTTTAGAGAACCTGAAAACATATTTTCTGGATGGAGCTGGCGTTTTTTTTGCCATTTCTCCGATTATCGCTTTGGTTTCCCGGATGAAAAAGGGCTACTGGTTGGCGCTGGTATTTGCTGAAATCTATTCTTTCGCTGGATTGTTTGCAAGTATGTCCAACACATTAAAAACGGTCTATCCTATGACAGCCGTTTTTAACCTTTCTGGTTATTACCATGCAAGCGTCATTCAGACTTTAATCGGTGTCATAGTTCTGCTGACCTGTATTGTTCTTTCGCTGTTCATTTTGAAAGGACTGAACAAGACAGCCAAATAA
- a CDS encoding recombinase family protein, which produces MARTKNRGYQQTLTPTYTARLWKMGGYIRLSREDLQKINRGLDDSNSVKNQRDILNDFHFNHAEEFESYTEYVDDGHTGTDTERESFQRLLGDVMSGKINCVVVKDLSRFARNYSDAGSLIDNLFVQMGIRFISLAEGVDSYLNPDSVNSIIVPITNVMNDQYCYQTSKKIRQVFDYKRRNGQYIGSFAPYGYIKDPKDKHQLIVDPEAAETVKKIYEMCLQGTAKLQIVMYLNDHGIPSPTAYRKLKGLPYSPAISDAPMWGNKIITDILRNPIYTGDLVQGRRRVKSYKVHQIEAVPEDEWVRVPDTHEAIITHETFDRVQELLKHDTRTAPKKRELHLFSGFLRCADCGKAVTRSQSGKNVYYSCSTYKKRSRTACTMHSIKHNRLEAAVLFAIQYQVSTAVSYSEIVAHINAAPLKKSQSHRLNDQIAAKEKELTKITRYKQSLYQDWKDGEISQQEYREMKADYERQAAGLSDLLARLTAERKQLSNGVDQQHPALVAFAKYQNIEKLTREILIELVDHIKVYENGNISVHFKFADEFRRIAEYIEINTTDTAEAG; this is translated from the coding sequence ATGGCACGAACAAAAAACAGAGGGTATCAGCAGACTTTGACCCCTACCTATACGGCCCGGCTCTGGAAAATGGGCGGCTACATCCGGCTTTCCCGAGAGGATTTACAGAAAATCAACCGGGGGCTTGACGATAGCAACAGCGTGAAAAACCAGCGCGACATTCTCAATGATTTTCACTTCAACCATGCGGAAGAATTTGAAAGCTACACCGAGTATGTGGATGACGGCCACACGGGAACCGATACGGAGCGCGAAAGTTTCCAGCGGCTCTTGGGGGATGTGATGAGCGGGAAAATCAACTGCGTTGTGGTGAAAGACCTTTCCCGTTTCGCCCGGAATTATAGCGATGCTGGAAGTCTGATTGATAACCTTTTTGTGCAGATGGGCATCCGCTTTATCAGCTTGGCCGAGGGCGTGGATAGCTACCTAAACCCGGACAGCGTGAACAGCATCATCGTTCCGATAACAAACGTGATGAATGACCAGTATTGTTATCAGACCTCAAAGAAAATCCGGCAGGTTTTTGATTATAAGCGGCGCAACGGCCAGTACATAGGCTCTTTTGCTCCCTACGGCTACATAAAAGACCCCAAAGACAAGCACCAGCTAATCGTTGACCCGGAGGCCGCTGAAACCGTCAAAAAGATATACGAGATGTGCCTGCAAGGTACGGCCAAACTTCAAATTGTGATGTATCTGAATGACCACGGCATACCCAGCCCCACGGCATACAGAAAGCTAAAGGGCCTGCCCTACTCCCCGGCTATATCGGACGCTCCCATGTGGGGGAACAAGATTATAACGGATATTCTCAGAAATCCTATTTACACCGGGGATTTAGTACAGGGCCGCCGCCGGGTGAAAAGCTACAAGGTACACCAGATTGAGGCTGTGCCGGAGGATGAATGGGTGCGCGTCCCCGATACCCACGAGGCCATCATCACCCACGAAACCTTTGACCGGGTACAGGAACTTCTGAAACATGACACCCGGACGGCCCCTAAAAAGCGGGAGCTCCATTTATTCAGCGGTTTTCTGAGGTGCGCTGACTGCGGCAAGGCTGTGACCCGGAGCCAGAGCGGGAAGAATGTTTATTATTCCTGCTCCACTTACAAGAAACGCTCCCGGACAGCCTGCACCATGCACTCTATCAAACACAACCGTCTGGAGGCCGCTGTTCTGTTTGCCATCCAGTATCAAGTGAGCACTGCCGTTTCCTACTCGGAAATAGTAGCCCATATCAATGCGGCTCCGCTGAAAAAAAGTCAATCCCACCGCCTTAACGACCAGATTGCCGCAAAGGAAAAGGAATTGACGAAAATCACCCGCTACAAGCAGTCACTGTATCAAGACTGGAAAGACGGGGAAATCTCCCAGCAGGAATACCGGGAAATGAAAGCCGATTATGAACGGCAGGCCGCCGGGCTCTCGGATTTGCTGGCCCGGCTGACGGCTGAACGGAAACAGCTTTCAAACGGCGTTGACCAGCAGCATCCCGCACTGGTAGCTTTTGCAAAATATCAGAACATCGAAAAGCTGACCCGCGAAATCCTGATTGAACTGGTAGACCATATCAAGGTTTACGAAAACGGCAATATCAGCGTTCATTTTAAGTTTGCGGACGAGTTCCGCCGGATTGCCGAGTACATTGAAATCAATACCACTGACACCGCCGAGGCGGGCTGA
- a CDS encoding sensor histidine kinase, whose amino-acid sequence MSMNLYLLLSLLVALLVITCLWARLHRVRGQLSLIKDALTDIKNGNLNRRVLSRESDLTKQICYDINEIAMSSQSQLIQQKQSEQAYKRLMTSLSHDVKTPLASLVGYLEAVESKMVTGAEQEEYIQVATEKAHHLKDFVTALFEWVKLDAGEQVFHFEFCDLNELSRNIMADWVLLLENHNFTYEIEIPEAEYMTRVDPTAYTRILNNLLQNILTHSAASQVSLTVTETEQQAKIVVADNGKGISASDLPHIFERMYQCDHSRSAKGNGLGLSIAKELVSIHKGTITAASVPGAGTTFTIILPKAL is encoded by the coding sequence ATGAGCATGAACCTTTATCTGTTGCTGTCCCTATTGGTTGCCCTGCTGGTAATTACCTGCCTTTGGGCCAGACTTCACCGTGTCCGGGGTCAGCTTTCTCTTATCAAAGATGCCCTGACGGATATAAAGAACGGGAACCTGAACCGCCGTGTATTGTCGCGGGAGAGCGACCTGACGAAGCAAATCTGTTATGACATCAACGAGATCGCTATGAGCAGCCAATCCCAGCTTATCCAACAAAAGCAATCCGAGCAGGCATATAAACGGCTCATGACAAGCCTTTCCCATGATGTAAAGACCCCTCTCGCCTCTCTGGTGGGGTATTTGGAGGCCGTGGAAAGCAAAATGGTGACAGGAGCCGAACAGGAAGAATACATTCAGGTTGCTACGGAAAAAGCCCATCATCTGAAAGACTTTGTGACCGCCTTGTTTGAATGGGTGAAGCTGGACGCAGGGGAACAAGTTTTTCATTTTGAGTTTTGCGATCTGAACGAGCTTTCCCGCAACATTATGGCTGACTGGGTGCTGTTGCTGGAAAACCACAATTTTACCTATGAGATAGAGATACCCGAAGCAGAATACATGACAAGAGTTGACCCCACCGCCTACACCCGTATTCTCAATAATCTGCTGCAAAATATCCTGACGCATAGTGCCGCAAGCCAAGTGTCCCTTACTGTAACCGAAACGGAGCAGCAGGCAAAAATCGTTGTTGCCGATAATGGGAAAGGAATTTCTGCCTCTGATCTCCCCCATATCTTTGAACGGATGTATCAATGCGATCACTCCCGATCTGCCAAAGGGAACGGGCTGGGCCTCTCCATTGCAAAAGAGCTGGTGAGCATTCATAAAGGAACCATCACGGCAGCCAGTGTTCCCGGAGCAGGTACAACCTTTACCATCATACTTCCGAAAGCCCTGTGA
- a CDS encoding BlaI/MecI/CopY family transcriptional regulator — MVQQLSDAELEIMKIVWGNPEEVTLFPYIMDGLAAKGKPCQKNTLIVLLSRLINKGFLSAKKIGRRNEYTTLVSETEYQTAQTKNFLDKIYEGNASGLVSNLILGDLLADEEYEELKKLLEKGREK; from the coding sequence ATGGTGCAACAACTATCAGATGCTGAACTTGAAATTATGAAAATCGTGTGGGGGAACCCGGAGGAGGTGACATTGTTCCCCTATATCATGGATGGACTGGCGGCCAAAGGAAAACCGTGTCAAAAAAATACATTGATTGTCCTTTTGTCGCGGCTGATTAACAAGGGTTTTCTAAGTGCTAAAAAAATTGGACGGCGCAACGAATATACAACACTGGTTTCAGAAACGGAATATCAGACGGCACAAACAAAAAATTTCTTGGATAAAATCTATGAGGGAAACGCAAGTGGACTGGTTTCTAATTTGATTTTAGGTGATTTGTTGGCAGACGAGGAATATGAAGAGCTGAAAAAGCTGCTGGAGAAAGGGCGAGAAAAATGA
- a CDS encoding DUF6870 family protein — translation MKLTAQELEQMKSVNIGAVSADALADVSGMAFDRTLPREERLARFVKRAVNPYCFSVGGVGVKIEFAEGGPSLQETLTAFLIRQKSGL, via the coding sequence GTGAAACTGACCGCACAAGAGCTGGAACAAATGAAAAGCGTGAACATCGGCGCGGTGAGCGCGGATGCGCTGGCTGACGTGAGCGGTATGGCCTTTGACCGCACCCTCCCCCGGGAGGAGCGGCTGGCCCGGTTTGTGAAACGGGCCGTCAATCCATACTGCTTTAGCGTGGGCGGCGTGGGCGTGAAAATCGAATTTGCCGAGGGCGGCCCCTCCCTGCAGGAGACGCTGACCGCCTTTCTTATCCGGCAAAAGAGCGGGCTGTAA
- a CDS encoding ABC transporter ATP-binding protein: MNDFVIETKKLTKIYGEQTAVNSVDIHVKPGRIYGLLGRNGAGKTTIMKMILGLTPITSGEVDVFSQNIKGHEKRIYPRIGAIIETPGFYPNLTGTENLEIFAKLRGTPRPNAVKKALEVVGLPYRDKKLFSKYSLGMKQRLGIANVILHDPELLILDEPTNGLDPIGIAEVRNFIKGLSAERGKTILISSHILSEIALLADDIGIIDHGVLLEENSMEDLEKKNRKYIQLQVSDVHKTSLILEQQFRVTDYAVQDEHNLRLYDTALDMAAINKALVVQDVAVISSQICNDTLEDYFKQITGGEGIA; this comes from the coding sequence ATGAACGATTTTGTAATTGAAACCAAAAAGCTGACGAAAATTTACGGGGAGCAAACCGCTGTCAACTCCGTGGATATTCATGTGAAGCCGGGCCGGATTTACGGGCTTTTGGGGCGAAATGGAGCTGGTAAAACCACCATTATGAAAATGATTTTGGGCCTTACGCCGATCACTTCCGGCGAAGTGGATGTGTTCAGCCAGAACATCAAAGGCCATGAGAAGCGCATTTATCCCCGCATTGGGGCCATTATCGAAACTCCTGGATTTTATCCCAACCTGACTGGCACGGAAAATCTTGAAATCTTTGCGAAGCTGCGCGGGACACCCCGGCCCAATGCCGTCAAGAAAGCGCTGGAAGTTGTGGGGCTTCCTTATCGGGACAAAAAGCTGTTCAGCAAGTATTCTCTCGGTATGAAGCAGCGCCTTGGCATTGCTAATGTCATCCTGCATGACCCGGAGCTTTTGATACTCGACGAACCGACTAATGGGCTTGACCCCATCGGCATTGCCGAAGTACGAAACTTTATCAAGGGTTTAAGCGCGGAGCGCGGTAAAACTATTCTGATTTCCAGCCACATTCTTTCTGAAATCGCACTTCTGGCGGACGATATTGGCATCATCGACCACGGCGTACTGTTGGAAGAAAACAGCATGGAGGATTTGGAAAAGAAAAATCGGAAATACATCCAGCTTCAGGTTTCGGATGTCCACAAAACCTCTTTGATTTTGGAACAGCAGTTCCGTGTGACTGATTATGCGGTGCAGGACGAACATAACCTGCGGCTCTATGATACCGCACTGGATATGGCAGCAATCAACAAGGCTCTTGTGGTGCAGGACGTGGCTGTTATCAGCTCCCAAATCTGCAATGATACCCTTGAGGATTATTTCAAGCAGATTACGGGAGGAGAGGGCATTGCTTAA
- a CDS encoding sigma-70 family RNA polymerase sigma factor, producing MTIINLRDFYYWYTQDEYIEVTDDVAEALRASVRYEAAYTERVRYNKAYYSLDADDGIEYSACLHELTPDEVLELKERFCRLWNALNSLPETQGRRVDAHFILGMTYREIAKAEGVDKSAVRRSVLSGIAQMKKYLRKNP from the coding sequence ATGACTATTATCAATCTGCGCGACTTTTATTACTGGTACACCCAGGACGAATATATTGAGGTTACTGACGATGTGGCCGAGGCGCTCCGGGCCAGCGTCCGCTATGAGGCGGCCTATACCGAGCGTGTCCGCTACAACAAGGCGTACTATTCCTTGGATGCGGATGACGGCATCGAGTATTCCGCCTGCCTGCACGAGCTCACCCCGGACGAGGTTCTGGAGCTCAAGGAGCGGTTCTGCCGTTTGTGGAACGCGCTGAACAGCCTGCCGGAAACCCAGGGCCGCCGGGTGGACGCTCACTTTATCCTCGGCATGACCTACCGGGAGATTGCCAAAGCCGAGGGCGTGGATAAGAGCGCGGTGCGGCGCTCCGTTCTCAGCGGCATCGCACAGATGAAAAAATATTTGAGAAAAAATCCGTGA
- a CDS encoding ABC transporter permease, which yields MLKLIQVEFLKLRRRKFIWLMLLAALFMPLAAVFYFANIKGTGVEPIEFYKWTAFSYTPWIILPVVLGMLCTMLMYNENQYDILKQLWIVPVNKVAYFFSKFVVVLTYSICFMLIIAAASILTGVLPGYITFDSASTLYLLRKCMEISLLTAFAVLPVLAVAAVQKGYILPVCLTLVYTFLGFILLMVNMYLHPLSSMTAIVMRDIPGVVITQPLNIPGAFLCIGVWSVASVLLAGAVLKKRK from the coding sequence TTGCTTAAACTGATACAGGTTGAATTTCTAAAGCTGCGGCGGAGAAAGTTTATCTGGCTCATGCTGCTGGCGGCGCTCTTTATGCCTCTTGCCGCTGTGTTCTACTTTGCAAATATCAAGGGAACCGGCGTGGAACCCATCGAGTTCTACAAGTGGACGGCGTTTAGCTATACCCCGTGGATTATCCTGCCGGTGGTGCTGGGGATGCTTTGTACCATGCTGATGTATAACGAAAACCAGTATGATATACTTAAACAACTCTGGATTGTGCCGGTCAATAAAGTGGCGTACTTTTTCAGCAAATTCGTCGTGGTGCTGACATACTCGATCTGCTTTATGCTGATTATTGCAGCCGCGTCCATTCTTACCGGCGTACTGCCTGGCTATATCACCTTTGACAGCGCAAGCACCCTTTATCTTCTGCGAAAGTGCATGGAAATCTCCCTGCTGACCGCTTTTGCGGTGTTGCCGGTGCTGGCGGTTGCTGCGGTGCAAAAGGGCTATATTCTTCCCGTCTGTTTGACGCTGGTTTATACATTTCTTGGCTTTATCCTCTTAATGGTAAATATGTACCTGCATCCGCTCTCCAGCATGACAGCCATTGTTATGCGGGATATTCCAGGTGTCGTGATTACCCAGCCGCTTAATATTCCGGGGGCGTTCCTTTGCATAGGTGTGTGGAGCGTAGCTTCTGTACTGCTGGCCGGGGCTGTTTTGAAAAAGAGAAAGTGA
- a CDS encoding helix-turn-helix domain-containing protein translates to MYQYEKRLDCHALGQEIKRRRKAKGWTQEHLAQLVDLTPRSIMYIENRGQHTSLNAFYKLVTLFDISVDEFFYPDKLGGESERRKHIDRMLNGMDEKELIIIEGAAEGIRKARETEGA, encoded by the coding sequence ATGTACCAATATGAAAAACGCCTGGACTGTCATGCCCTGGGCCAAGAAATCAAGCGCAGACGAAAAGCCAAAGGCTGGACGCAGGAGCACCTGGCCCAGCTTGTAGACCTCACCCCTCGCTCCATCATGTATATTGAGAACCGGGGCCAGCACACCAGCCTCAACGCCTTTTACAAGCTCGTTACCCTTTTTGATATTTCCGTGGATGAATTTTTCTACCCGGACAAGCTGGGCGGCGAGAGTGAGCGCCGGAAACACATTGACCGGATGCTGAACGGAATGGACGAAAAGGAGCTTATCATCATAGAGGGAGCCGCAGAGGGTATCAGAAAAGCCAGAGAAACGGAGGGAGCGTAA
- a CDS encoding M56 family metallopeptidase, whose protein sequence is MNMVLKVFLSMSFSGALLILALVCGERFLKHKISRQWQYYIWLIVILRLLLPFGPETNLMGKTYQAVDEAITQNTSLSEAQEPVNAPGNVLPPAVGSEPDNENTNSPVEELVTAHPLKDITSLLINHIWLIWLMVALGMLIRKVTIYQGFIRYINAGLSPVSDMGILDRLSVVAERVGIKKPIELCVNPLISSPLLIGFFHPCIVLPSVDISEKDFQYIVLHELTHYKRRDMFYKWLVQVTVCLHWFNPFVHLMSREITKACEFSCDEAVLTKMGYGNAQEYGNTLLDAMAAVGRYKENLGAVTLSENKQLLKERLGAIMKFKEQSRTVKMLTFALTLCVLLGAAFVGVFPVAAATDRTTRKPQVAVDKTPTQGNTSTSSKDYATQAERYYEADSLPLFEITFPRLDENTQKKWLEKFYADEDFAFFSVAVCWIDTNSALFTDFAEKAYDDEEMAFFSILIDCMDEAELELWLDRALEDGNWAFQSMLFDKLNRSEEFDELEEKQKKEWAEAQTAEYRAVGVTMDGKDYYYQGQLVNIFLDIRPNKSVYTLNMNPKGTVNIKIVRDAENKITGVSYMTEAEVTELLEDMSDPDDK, encoded by the coding sequence ATGAACATGGTTTTGAAAGTCTTTTTGTCTATGTCTTTTTCCGGAGCCCTGCTCATTCTGGCTTTGGTTTGTGGTGAACGATTTTTGAAACATAAAATCAGCCGACAGTGGCAGTATTATATTTGGCTCATTGTTATCCTGCGGTTGTTGCTTCCCTTTGGGCCAGAAACAAATTTGATGGGGAAAACCTATCAAGCCGTCGATGAAGCAATAACACAGAACACTTCTTTATCGGAAGCACAAGAGCCAGTTAATGCTCCGGGAAATGTTCTCCCCCCTGCTGTTGGTTCGGAGCCGGATAACGAAAACACAAATAGCCCGGTAGAAGAATTGGTAACTGCACATCCACTTAAAGACATCACATCACTGTTGATAAATCATATCTGGCTAATTTGGCTAATGGTTGCGCTGGGTATGCTGATACGGAAAGTAACAATCTATCAAGGCTTTATACGGTATATCAATGCTGGATTATCCCCCGTTTCTGACATGGGAATTTTAGACCGTCTTTCCGTTGTTGCAGAGCGGGTGGGTATAAAAAAACCGATTGAATTATGTGTCAATCCGTTGATTTCTTCTCCGCTGTTAATTGGATTTTTCCACCCATGTATCGTATTGCCGAGCGTGGATATTTCCGAAAAGGATTTTCAGTATATCGTCCTGCACGAACTGACACATTATAAGCGGCGGGATATGTTTTATAAGTGGCTGGTGCAGGTTACAGTCTGTCTACATTGGTTTAACCCTTTCGTCCATCTCATGAGTCGGGAAATCACAAAAGCGTGCGAGTTTTCTTGTGATGAGGCAGTCCTTACAAAAATGGGATATGGCAACGCGCAAGAGTATGGAAATACCTTACTTGACGCTATGGCGGCAGTCGGAAGATACAAGGAAAATCTTGGGGCTGTCACTTTAAGCGAAAATAAACAGCTATTAAAAGAAAGGTTAGGTGCAATTATGAAATTTAAGGAACAGTCAAGGACAGTTAAAATGTTGACATTTGCTCTGACATTGTGCGTACTTTTAGGTGCGGCTTTTGTTGGCGTTTTCCCTGTTGCCGCGGCAACTGATCGCACAACACGCAAGCCCCAGGTGGCTGTGGATAAAACTCCCACACAAGGGAATACAAGCACAAGCAGTAAGGACTATGCAACCCAGGCGGAGCGGTACTATGAGGCTGACAGCCTACCGTTGTTTGAAATCACTTTTCCCCGGTTGGATGAAAATACGCAAAAGAAATGGCTGGAAAAGTTCTATGCTGATGAGGACTTTGCCTTTTTCTCTGTTGCTGTATGTTGGATTGACACAAATTCCGCTTTGTTTACCGACTTCGCTGAAAAAGCGTATGACGATGAAGAAATGGCGTTTTTCTCCATCTTGATAGACTGTATGGACGAAGCGGAACTGGAACTTTGGCTGGACAGGGCTTTGGAAGATGGAAATTGGGCATTTCAATCCATGCTCTTTGATAAGCTAAACCGAAGCGAGGAATTTGACGAGCTTGAAGAAAAGCAGAAAAAAGAATGGGCCGAAGCGCAGACGGCGGAATACCGGGCTGTGGGCGTTACAATGGACGGCAAAGACTATTATTACCAGGGCCAGCTTGTCAACATCTTTTTAGACATCCGGCCTAACAAATCCGTTTACACGCTGAATATGAACCCCAAAGGGACTGTTAATATCAAAATAGTCCGTGATGCAGAAAACAAAATCACAGGCGTTTCTTATATGACTGAGGCGGAAGTAACTGAACTGCTGGAAGATATGAGTGACCCAGATGATAAATAA
- a CDS encoding transposase: MDYMTLKEASEKWGVTPRRINYYCVAGRIPGALKVATIWLLPKDAAKPIDGRTKQGRALKHE, from the coding sequence ATGGACTATATGACTTTGAAAGAAGCGAGCGAAAAATGGGGTGTCACCCCACGACGGATAAACTATTACTGCGTTGCGGGGCGCATCCCTGGTGCTTTGAAAGTAGCAACGATCTGGCTTTTGCCAAAAGATGCAGCGAAGCCGATTGACGGTCGTACAAAACAAGGGAGGGCTTTGAAGCATGAATAG
- a CDS encoding response regulator transcription factor yields the protein MNSVLIIDDDKELCALMKKCVEQENLSAVVAHGGLEGLRLLEENKDACSLIILDVMMPDMDGFQVLQKIREKNNVPVLMLTAKSDEEDKVSGLRLGADDYLTKPFSINELMARIHSLVRRYTTLNPIAGNVAATMLLKDMVIDKVNRTVTVQNLPVELTGKEFDLLVFLASNKGRVFTKKQIYTQVWAEEYAFDDSNIMSFISKLRKKIEPNPEHPFYIQTVRGVGYRFNKEA from the coding sequence ATGAATAGCGTTTTAATTATAGACGATGACAAGGAACTATGTGCCTTAATGAAAAAATGCGTGGAGCAGGAAAACTTGTCTGCGGTGGTGGCGCATGGCGGCTTAGAGGGTCTGCGGCTGCTGGAAGAAAACAAAGATGCCTGTTCCCTGATTATTCTGGATGTGATGATGCCGGATATGGACGGTTTTCAGGTATTGCAGAAAATCCGGGAGAAAAATAATGTGCCGGTGCTGATGCTGACCGCCAAAAGTGACGAGGAAGATAAGGTTTCCGGTCTACGGCTTGGGGCAGACGATTACCTGACAAAGCCTTTCAGCATTAACGAGCTGATGGCCCGCATCCATTCCCTGGTTCGGCGCTATACCACCTTAAACCCCATAGCTGGGAATGTGGCCGCCACAATGCTGCTGAAAGATATGGTGATTGATAAAGTCAATCGGACGGTCACTGTCCAAAATCTCCCGGTAGAGCTAACCGGCAAGGAATTTGATCTGCTTGTGTTTCTGGCATCCAATAAGGGCCGGGTATTCACCAAAAAGCAGATATACACACAGGTATGGGCAGAGGAATACGCCTTTGACGACAGCAATATCATGTCCTTTATCAGCAAATTGAGGAAGAAAATCGAGCCAAATCCAGAGCATCCGTTTTACATCCAGACCGTCCGGGGCGTGGGGTATCGGTTCAACAAGGAGGCATGA
- a CDS encoding ABC transporter permease produces the protein MTIIATEMQKWKRNKIVWCILALTLLLGALAIERACSIARSSPYMDNFGDLYTMAFKNLSSLFLPIVLGMFATTLFFDEHKNDTLKELLIIPITKVQLYFSKVAVMILMSVGLCLITFLLCVVGGLIAGGFPDLDAETLIDAGLLYLVSGLLIPIAMLPIVFLATLSKGYILPIGATLLYLVPVVIAPAHFMGIHPLASVMGIYSHISEATAAMVEILMQGVLPDTSPFICAGSLLLIGAASAAASVMALKKQSY, from the coding sequence ATGACAATCATTGCAACTGAAATGCAGAAATGGAAGCGGAATAAGATTGTCTGGTGTATTTTGGCCTTGACGCTGCTGTTGGGGGCGCTTGCGATTGAGAGGGCTTGCAGCATTGCAAGGAGCAGTCCATATATGGATAACTTTGGCGACCTCTACACGATGGCGTTTAAGAACTTGTCCAGTCTGTTCCTGCCGATTGTGCTGGGAATGTTCGCCACAACCTTGTTTTTTGACGAGCATAAGAACGACACGCTGAAAGAACTTCTTATCATCCCCATCACGAAAGTACAGCTATACTTTTCAAAAGTCGCTGTAATGATCCTGATGTCCGTGGGACTGTGTTTGATTACTTTTCTTTTATGTGTTGTCGGCGGGTTGATTGCCGGGGGCTTTCCTGATTTGGACGCAGAAACACTTATAGATGCTGGCCTCTTGTATCTGGTGAGCGGACTTCTAATCCCCATAGCCATGCTTCCGATTGTGTTTCTTGCCACGCTGTCAAAAGGATATATCCTGCCTATTGGCGCAACGCTGCTTTATCTGGTTCCCGTAGTCATTGCCCCGGCCCATTTTATGGGAATACACCCGCTGGCAAGTGTGATGGGAATTTACTCTCACATTTCCGAAGCAACCGCAGCTATGGTAGAAATCCTGATGCAAGGCGTTTTGCCGGACACTTCACCGTTTATTTGTGCCGGTTCGCTGCTCCTGATCGGCGCCGCATCTGCTGCTGCATCCGTAATGGCTCTAAAAAAGCAATCTTACTGA